Proteins from one Desulfobacterales bacterium genomic window:
- a CDS encoding FkbM family methyltransferase, with amino-acid sequence MVKNIIRKILGNNLYINSFGYLSSIYQATFLNYKEPSIHFIKYFISKGDTIFDIGANVGRFTAYAAPLVGSEGKIYSFEPLAFPRKVLRHMRAMKRLRQVNIVDLALSDIKKNENITIPLKNGWKPKTALAFLGTGNLKGSIQEQVKIDTIDNFCVSKNINRLEFIKCDVEGHELKVFLGGARTLVKFKPTIYCEIDQSFCTYNKIDFNTVFEMLKEIGYLCYLPDNDRLTMFKDYTKAKKKDEYFFIHASQKINHVL; translated from the coding sequence GGATATCTGAGTAGTATTTATCAGGCAACGTTTTTAAACTATAAAGAACCAAGTATTCATTTCATAAAATATTTTATATCGAAAGGAGATACCATATTCGATATTGGTGCAAATGTTGGCCGATTTACAGCTTATGCCGCTCCTTTGGTAGGGAGTGAAGGTAAAATCTATAGCTTTGAACCACTTGCGTTTCCTCGTAAAGTTTTAAGGCATATGAGGGCTATGAAAAGGTTAAGACAAGTAAATATAGTTGATTTGGCTCTTTCAGATATCAAAAAAAATGAAAACATCACAATCCCTTTAAAAAATGGATGGAAGCCAAAAACTGCCTTGGCATTTTTGGGGACGGGGAACCTTAAGGGTTCAATTCAAGAGCAAGTTAAAATAGATACAATAGATAATTTTTGTGTTTCAAAGAATATAAACCGTTTGGAATTCATTAAATGCGATGTCGAAGGTCACGAATTAAAAGTCTTTTTAGGTGGAGCAAGAACATTGGTTAAATTTAAGCCGACTATTTATTGCGAAATTGATCAATCCTTTTGTACATATAATAAAATAGATTTTAACACGGTTTTTGAAATGCTTAAGGAGATTGGATATTTATGCTATCTTCCAGATAATGACCGGTTAACAATGTTTAAAGACTATACTAAGGCTAAAAAGAAAGACGAATATTTTTTTATCCATGCGTCACAGAAAATAAATCATGTTCTTTAA